A stretch of the Diadema setosum chromosome 16, eeDiaSeto1, whole genome shotgun sequence genome encodes the following:
- the LOC140239955 gene encoding F-box/WD repeat-containing protein 2-like, which yields MDWPEFEQWQAQTEKTFVHELTDGQRCATLDCLIASCGDVQLRHLSTKLEGLLKRDFLRLLPKELASYLLSWLDPISLGHCCRVSHHWNKMVTECTEAWQQACRVLGIQVPEDEEQRGGGVKNGLHWKSVYQEALWRLKQLRDGSAFDSTTLHGHTARVYSLHYRDGKVASGSDDLTVRLWDVASGKCLKVLQTHTVADIKFDDLKVITASFDNTVACWDLRTGQRLQQYSGHSGAVFSIDYDDDLDLLVSGSADETVKLWRLTQGAFLATLSGHSDWVIQVLIQSSSVDSKNVKAGDHVILSMDKTGIKVWPVSKSSSDTDCLATLTYPSEDSRGQLLLPRLQFDGKTVSCSSDIGIMLWDFRTLELVRLISPPELAPTYQLGTSFLVGTGSVFTLCLDPQNLHIIYTQTQSVMSSWKLPIYRRSKRGSNFVAGCVSWLCGLMPHYEQGLVFATSMPDHSIHLVRWRTVNR from the exons ATGGATTGGCCAGAATTTGAGCAGTGGCAGGCCCAGACTGAAAAGACTTTTGTTCACGAGCTGACTGACGGGCAGCGATGTGCCACCTTAGACTGCCTCATTGCCTCATGCGGAGACGTCCAGCTCCGGCACCTCTCCACCAAACTGGAGGGTCTCCTCAAGCGCGACTTCCTTCGGCTGCTGCCCAAGGAGCTGGCCAGCTACCTGCTCTCATGGCTGGACCCCATCTCACTAGGCCACTGCTGTAGGGTCAGCCATCACTGGAATAAGATGGTCACTGAGTGCACTGAGGCCTGGCAGCAAGCTTGCAG GGTGCTTGGTATCCAGGTGCCAGAGGATGAAGAGCAGCGAGGAGGAGGAGTCAAGAACGGACTTCACTGGAAGAGTGTGTACCAGGAAGCCTTGTGGCGGTTGAAACAGCTGCGAGATGGATCGGCCTTTGACAGCACCACTCTCCACGGTCACACAGCCAGGGTGTACTCCTTGCATTACAGAGATGGCAAAGTGGCATCAG GCTCAGATGATCTTACAGTACGTCTGTGGGATGTAGCAAGTGGGAAATGTCTGAAAGTTCTACAGACTCACACAGTAGCCGACATCAAGTTTGACGACCTGAAGGTCATCACCGCATCATTTGACAACACTGTGGCATGCTGGGATTTGAGGACAGGTCAAAGGTTACAGCAATACTCTGGACATTCAGGAGCAG TCTTCAGCATAGACTATGATGATGACTTGGATCTATTGGTCAGTGGCTCAGCAGATGAGACAGTCAAGCTGTGGAGACTGACCCAGGGTGCTTTCCTGGCCACCTTGAGTGGTCACTCTGACTGGGTGATCCAG GTGCTAATACAATCATCCAGTGTGGATTcaaaaaatgtgaaagctgGAGACCATGTCATACTTAGCATGGACAAGACAGGCATAAAG GTATGGCCAGTATCCAAATCATCCTCAGACACTGACTGTCTGGCAACGCTAACCTACCCCAGCGAGGACTCTAGAGGGCAACTTCTCCTCCCCAGACTCCAGTTTGATGGGAAGACGGTGTCCTGCTCGTCGGACATTGGTATCATGCTGTGGGACTTTAGGACTCTGGAGCTAGTAAG ACTGATCAGCCCTCCAGAGCTGGCCCCCACCTACCAGCTAGGGACCTCCTTTCTGGTAGGCACTGGCAGCGTCTTCACCCTCTGTCTGGATCCTCAGAACCTGCACATCATTTACACCCAAACCCAGTCTGTCATGTCGTCATGGAAACTCCCCATCTACCGACGCTCTAAGAGGGGCTCAAACTTTGTTGCAG GGTGTGTGAGCTGGCTGTGTGGTCTTATGCCACACTATGAACAGGGCCTGGTCTTTGCCACTAGTATGCCGGACCACAGCATACACCTGGTCAGGTGGAGGACAGTCAATAGATGA